One window of the Gambusia affinis linkage group LG01, SWU_Gaff_1.0, whole genome shotgun sequence genome contains the following:
- the tti1 gene encoding TELO2-interacting protein 1 homolog, with amino-acid sequence MPPAMPQINDPKIAFAYLRPACVLLTKEPSVTNVESLSEQLKDIHDASLQQLQEYVLFPLRFILKVPGQKKEKLVQSVAEAMSYVLERTCVQSWDMLRDVFSELCVCLCSPTDPGQPAGTSEELKSAVLQCLDALLHAAYGDIVFRLYEPSMLPGLGATVSLLLALGEKDKSREIQTAALKCLQSLILHCDCNQEHVTPSWDERCSVGSTMASFLPGVTSAAARIITGDLRQGHAVTVRAIKVWSGCVVLVMEDAQLQQSESCSIVSQELGRIGQLMVQRTADWVKATAGKLCVLLRRIISCCSTHQHWRVRLETVELADRLLTACGQSLKECLGPLLEALVGAINDEDPRVRQRCEVALRDASQRSQSATSSKNLTDILSENLHSLATSLPRLMRSADDQKKLFVLNVLLGYLKVLGPLVSVVLNSAVHLDRISKALMQVLELDVMDVRIVEERSSTDPIESSSGSHHSDSAHTQRKHFLFFTDDKIYCVLMEICRTLGYYGNIYLLTDHLLDLYRQSCAYRKQAAMVLNELVGGAAGVSVASPASCLDGGDCPAPSASKEDLKAVVVSIMEEYTSLNNWHLKTVSEETDLDRQDQQLLGPFSLQFISCGDIIRNTSNPFHQAVPSSSACPLIPPPTSAIHQLNSNIWQLCIQLEGVAHFAQTLQLDFRPLLMTALYPLLEKAGDESLLVSQAALGAMTIVGTACGYASLKEMIRDNSDYLLNDISVNLQRLGQHPQAPRVLTVMLAHSDCSLLPLVEDIVQDVLMALDLTYDQSPALFGSVLHALMKAVASWFPPSCCRTSKPPSSRISAVLEDFDICQFLLDYQKQKELAEGVGIEADETEDLEVPPPAECEKADDGPDVKAQLPPHLNITKDVMERYIHLLSDPSLRLRLKVLDVLELCVYVLSEREDELLPMAHRCWPALLQRLTADDPLAVLRAFRVLCTLAETCGDFLRRRVSKEVLPKLSSSLARQAPISAKAGPVYTHTLAYKLQLAVLQGLGSLCQRLDLGEVDLDVVSEACLPYLSCRQPIRLQEACLSVFRHLIQLDPDSFWFTLNQIHCPSSYMSPPHPDLQPLQLGGTGRPRDEYSDNVLKLLREEFASDSDM; translated from the exons ATGCCTCCAGCCATGCCTCAGATTAATGATCCGAAGATTGCCTTCGCTTACCTGCGCCCAGCCTGCGTTCTGCTCACCAAGGAACCCTCTGTGACCAATGTGGAGTCACTGAGCGAGCAGCTGAAAGACATCCACGATGCctcactgcagcagctgcaaGAGTATGTCCTCTTCCCCTTGCGCTTCATCCTCAAAGTCCCGGggcagaagaaagaaaagctggTGCAGTCTGTGGCCGAGGCAATGAGCTACGTTCTGGAGAGGACTTGTGTCCAGAGCTGGGACATGTTGCGTGACGTCTTTTCTGAGCTCTGTGTCTGCCTCTGCTCCCCCACGGACCCGGGCCAACCCGCAGGTACATCAGAGGAGCTGAAATCCGCCGTGCTGCAGTGCCTGGATGCTTTGCTCCACGCGGCTTATGGCGACATAGTGTTCAGACTGTACGAACCCTCGATGCTGCCCGGACTGGGTGCTACCGTGTCGCTGCTGTTGGCTTTAGGAGAGAAAGACAAATCCAGAGAGATTCAGACGGCGGCCTTGAAGTGCCTCCAGTCTTTGATTCTGCATTGCGACTGCAACCAGGAGCATGTTACACCATCGTGGGATGAGCGATGTTCAGTAGGCAGCACCATGGCTTCCTTCTTGCCTGGGGTCACTTCGGCTGCAGCGAGGATCATCACTGGAGATCTGAGGCAAGGCCATGCTGTTACTGTCAGGGCCATCAAG GTGTGGTCTGGGTGTGTGGTTCTGGTCATGGAGGATgcccagctgcagcagagtgaGTCCTGCAGCATCGTGTCGCAGGAGCTGGGGAGGATCGGCCAGCTGATGGTTCAGCGGACGGCGGACTGGGTGAAGGCGACAGCGGGGAAGCTGTGTGTGCTGCTGAGGAGGATCATCTCCTGCTGCTCCACCCACCAGCACTGGAGGGTGAGGCTGGAGACAGTGGAGCTGGCTGACCGTCTGCTGACAGCGTGCGGTCAATCACTGAAAGAGTGCCTGGGTCCACTGCTGGAAGCTCTGGTAGGAGCGATCAACGACGAGGACCCCAGAGTCAGAcagag GTGTGAGGTTGCTCTCAGAGACGCATCCCAGAGGAGTCAGAGCGCCACTAGCAGTAAGAACCTGACTGACATCCTGTCTGAGAACCTCCACTCGTTAGCCACCTCCCTCCCCCGGCTGATGAGGTCTGCAGACGACCAGAAGAAGCTGTTTGTCCTCAACGTGTTGCTTGGTTACCTGAAAGTCCTGGGACCACTTGTCTCTGTGGTGTTAAACTCTGCTGTACACCTGGACAGGATCTCTAAAGCGTTAATGCAG gtgCTGGAGCTGGATGTGATGGATGTTCGTATCGTGGAGGAGCGGAGCTCCACTGATCCCATAGAGAGCAGCTCCGGCTCACACCACTCCGACAGCGCTCACACTCAGAGGAAGCACTTCCTGTTCTTCACTGACGACAAGATCTACTGCGTGCTCATGGAAATCTGCCGAACATTAG gTTACTACGGCAACATCTACCTTCTCACCGACCACCTGTTGGACTTGTATCGGCAGTCCTGTGCGTACAGGAAGCAGGCCGCCATGGTCTTAAACGAGCTGGTGGGTGGTGCCGCCGGCGTCTCAGTGGCATCGCCGGCAAGCTGTTTGGACGGTGGGGACTGCCCGGCTCCCTCTGCCTCCAAGGAGGACCTGAAAGCTGTGGTGGTGTCTATTATGGAGGAATACACCAGCCTGAACAACTGGCACCTGAAGACTGTGAGCGAGGAGACGGACTTAGACCGTCAGGATCAGCAG ctgctggGTCCTTTCAGTCTCCAGTTCATTTCCTGCGGTGATATCATCAGAAACACCTCAAATCCTTTTCATCAAGCAGTTCCTTCTTCATCTGCCTGCCCTTTGATCCCACCGCCTACATCTGCCATCCACCAGCTGAACAGCAACATCTGGCAGCTGTGCATCCAGCTGGAGGGCGTGGCCCACTTCGCCCAGACGCTGCAGCTTGACTTCCGCCCGCTGCTGATGACAGCGCTCTATCCGCTTCTGGAGAAGGCCGGCGATGAGTCGCTGCTAGTTAGCCAGGCGGCACTGGGTGCCATGACGATTGTCGGCACGGCCTGTGGTTATGCCTCCCTGAAGGAGATGATCAGAGACAACTCGGACTACTTGCTCAACGACATCTCAGTGAACCTGCAGAGGCTTGGTCAACACCCACAG GCTCCGCGGGTATTAACGGTGATGCTGGCTCACTCTGACTGCAGCCTGTTGCCTCTGGTTGAGGACATCGTACAGGATGTTCTGATGGCTCTAGATCTCACCTATGACCAGTCACCCGCTCTGTTTGGCTCTGTGCTGCACGCACTCATGAAGGCAGTGG cCAGCTGGTTCCCTCCGTCATGCTGTAGGACCAGTAAGCCTCCCAGCTCTAGGATTTCTGCTGTACTGGAAGATTTTGACATCTGCCAGTTCCTGTTGGATTACCAAAAGCAGAAGGAGTTGGCAGAGGGCGTTGGGATCGAAGCGGATGAGACGGAGGACCTTG AGGTGCCGCCTCCTGCAGAGTGTGAGAAAGCTGATGATGGACCTGACGTGAAGGCACAACTCCCACCACACCTCAATATCACTAAAGACGTCATGGAGCGCTACATCCACCTGCTGTCTGACCCCAGCCTCAGACTCCGGCTCAAG GTTCTGGATGTGCTGGAGCTGTGTGTGTACGTGCTGAGTGAGAGGGAAGACGAGTTGCTGCCCATGGCTCATCGCTGCTGGCCAGCTCTGCTTCAGAGACTCACAGCTGATGACCCGTTAGCAGTCCTCAGAGCCTTCAGG GTGTTGTGTACGCTGGCTGAAACCTGCGGTGACTTCCTGCGAAGGAGGGTTTCTAAAGAGGTGctacccaagctgagctcctcACTGGCGCGGCAGGCTCCAATCAGCGCCAAGGCCGGCCCGGTCTACACACACACTCTGGCCTATAAGCTGCAGCTGGCTGTGCTGCAGGGCCTGGGGTCACTGTGTCAGAGACTGGATCTGG GCGAGGTGGACCTTGATGTTGTCTCTGAAGCCTGTCTGCCCTACCTGAGCTGCAGGCAGCCAATCAGGCTGCAGGAGGCCTGTCTGAG CGTTTTCCGTCACTTAATCCAGCTGGATCCGGACAGCTTCTGGTTTACGCTGAACCAGATCCACTGCCCTTCATCCTACATGTCGCCCCCCCACCCTGACCTCCAACCCCTGCAGCTGGGCGGGACGGGCCGGCCCAGAGACGAGTACTCAGACAACGTGCTGAAGCTGCTGAGGGAGGAGTTTGCCTCCGACTCAGACATGTAA
- the zgpat gene encoding zinc finger CCCH-type with G patch domain-containing protein: protein MDEATLEAAIAAYGVQLQQVEMALSASLDPSQQPDLLKLKEDLCQLIELTEASLMSVKKSQLLASLEDSNEPNGNTCEVAADTTRVDGNLNTEFAAFYSELGECSGSGSDSREKDEEGREGDGEEEEDEEGEDALSGTKVRAPYRTSWGTLEYHNAMVVGAEQPDGEEAQVRVFFVYPTQKSMKPCPFYLEDKCRFQENCRFSHGEVVYVSELREFLDCDLSNLEEGSACLARHEDGIWYPARIKEIDGGFFTVKFDSLLMKDVVVEADGVIPPLREDDPLSSDPDSDDAADADAVGYAKVLDSATESSEAVSSVNFGGWEAHTRGIGSKLMLKMGYEFGKGLGKLQEGRVEPVMAVVLPKGNSLDECAKLTQRNTHSKAAQDGAQTSRTKRSRKPKVSAGGRRTIFDFLNHKLGDKSSDPAAAGAAGATGVEAYRAGKSTKRSLNVKLFQAAERVAQTEREIQKLSESLGRQMGRDSFRVKQLEEKLSVARHLLAQQKAHELSIQREHKKADTHKKMTEF from the exons ATGGATGAAGCGACCCTGGAGGCCGCCATCGCCGCCTACGGcgttcagctgcagcaggtggaGATGGCCCTGTCTGCGAGCCTGGATCCCAGCCAGCAGCCGGACCTGCTCAAACTGAAGGAGGACCTCTGCCAACTGATAGAGCTCACAGAGGCCAGCTTGATGTCTGTCAAAAAGAGCCAGCTGCTGGCCAGCTTGGAGGACAGTAACGAGCCGAATGGGAACACCTGCGAGGTGGCAGCCGACACCACCAGGGTCGACGGGAACCTGAACACAGAGTTCGCCGCTTTTTACTCGGAACTGGGAGAGTGTTCAGGCAGCGGCTCTGACTCCAGAGAGAAGGATGAGGAAGGCAGAGAGGGAGacggagaagaggaggaagacgaagaGGGAGAGGACGCGCTTAGCGGGACCAAGGTGAGAGCCCCCTACAGGACGTCCTGGGGGACTCTGGAGTACCACAACGCCATGGTGGTCGGGGCAGAGCAGCCGGACGGAGAGGAGGCGCAGGTCCGAGTGTTTTTCGTCTACCCCACCCAGAAATCCATGAAGCCATGTCCCTTCTACCTGGAGGACAAATGTCGCTTTCAGGAGAACTGCAG GTTTTCCCATGGGGAGGTGGTGTACGTGTCCGAGCTCCGGGAGTTCTTGGACTGTGACCTCAGTAACCTTGAAGAAGGTTCTGCCTGCTTGGCTCGACATGAGGACGGCATCTGGTACCCGGCCAGGATAAAAG AAATAGACGGTGGTTTCTTCACGGTAAAGTTTGACTCACTGCTGATGAAAGATGTCGTTGTTGAGGCCGATGGGGTCATCCCGCCCCTCAGGGAAGACGACCCGCTCTCCTCTGACCCTGATTCAGATGACGCTGCAGATGCAGATGCAGTAGGATATGCAAAAG TTCTCGACTCTGCCACAGAATCCTCTGAAGCAGTGAGCAGTGTTAACTTTGGGGGCTGGGAGGCTCATACCAGAGGCATTGGATCCAAACTAATGCTCAAAATGGGCTACGAGTTTGGAAAAG GCCTAGGGAAGCTGCAGGAGGGTCGGGTGGAGCCAGTGATGGCCGTGGTGCTGCCCAAGGGAAATTCTCTGGATGAGTGTGCCAAGCTGACACAGAGGAATACCCACAGCAAAGCTGCTCAGGATGGCGCCCAAACCAGCCGGACAAAGCGCAGCAGAAAGCCGAAAGTCTCCGCCGGAGGGCGCCGTACCATCTTTGATTTTTTAAACCACAAGTTGGGAGATAAGAGCTCagatcctgctgctgctggggcaGCGGGAGCGACCGGGGTGGAGGCTTACCGAGCCGGAAAAAGCACCAAAAGGAGCCTGAATGTGAAGCTCTTCCAGGCCGCAGAGAGGGTGGCTCAGACCGAGAGGGAGATCCAGAAACTGAGCGAGTCCCTTGGCAGACAGATGGGCAG GGATTCATTCAGAGTGAAGCAGCTAGAAGAGAAGCTGTCAGTGGCCCGCCACCTGCTGGCCCAACAGAAAGCACACGAGCTGTCCATCCAGAGGGAGCACAAGAAGGCAGACACACACAAGAAGATGACAGAGTTCTAA